ACACGAAATGGTGTTCCAGCTATTGAACACCATGAGGGTATATCTCGGTGCCTTTTATTTGTGAAGTTTGTGTTAACCTTacgtttattattatttgagttggtttttcCAACCTGTGCCCCAGTAATACAACCTTTTTTCAATTTCCCAGTAAAGCCCGGAAAGAAATCTGTTATCAACTTATTTGGGGCTACTTTAATCTCCTTCTCTGAATATTTTTCAGGTAATATGGCTTCCTCAGAATCTTCTGTTCTCAGTTCACTAAGAGCGTGAACAATCTTCTTCCGGGGGCCAAGAGCAGTAATACCTATTTTGCATAGATCCTACAAGAAACAATAAAAATTGGAACTTTAATTCATCTAGTAACACAAGTAATAGCATATCATGTGATATGAAAGAACAAGTTTAGTGTTTCCTTAAAGATCAAGCATTATAAGAATTAAGAAATTGCCTCCTAATTAAGCATATATAACAATGAAACATACCTCGTCAGTCAGCCACTTTAGACTGTCCCAATCGATTTCTTCACGAATGAAAACTTCTTCATAACGGGATAGTCCGAGCTTTTGCAACCATGCTGAAATAGGAGAAACGTCATGAATCTGGCCAAGAGCTTGACAAGAAGAGTCGCCAAGAACTTGTTCAGGTGCTCCAATTGGGCGATCATCAAAAACATGGCCAGGAGATGCCATAACATGTTCACTATCATGTATCTCTACCTGTGAAGTGTCGATAAACCATTTTTCAAAACTATGTTCAGCCTTTACGTCCTACTAGCAGGTCAAAAAagtatttatacatatttatgcAGAGGGCAGCTAAATTTTGTCTAGAGAATTTTAAATAAACTACTATGAAACTGGGAACATAAACTAACAAGATATctcaatcatataatcacaaTCTTGTCAATGACCAATACATCAAGCTTCAAATTTGAGTAAAAGTTAAGGGCTCGTCTACACGCAAAGTCCACTActgtatatttgtttatataaagcTAAAATCAAGAGCAACAACACTAATTAAGCACAATGCAAGGAGCAACATAATCTTACATGATCATTAGCCTGCTCTTTGTCAAGGCACTCATTCGTATGAGCTTGTCTCAACCCATCACTCAAATTAGAGATATCAGCTTCACAAATCGGACAACTAATAAAACCGACATCCACATCATCACCCGCTTCactcccttcttcttcttctttatcaGAACAACACAAATCCAGTAACAAATCTAGCTGTGTCGTACCACCCTCCTGGTCATCCTCAAATTCTTCGTCTCCATCTCCATTCACTTTCtcacaagcattttcacaaaCACCTGAACTGCAGTCAGCTTTTGATCTCAACAACCTACTTTCAATCGAATTTGATAAATAACCAAACCCCCTTTTCGATTCCACCTTTTTGTCAATACCCATATCCAAAACTCCATCATCGACGACAGAAAAAGCAGTCGGCTTGATGGATTGTAAACCCAAATCAGAAGAGGGAGTTTCAAGTGTCTCTTTACCCGTATCCAAAACCCGATCATCGAAGTCACAAAAAACAGTCGGCTTGATGGAATCTAAACCCAAATCAGATGGTGGGTCTTCAAGAATTTCTTCACCCATAAAAGAAACCCCATCACCGACATCCCGAAAATCAGTCGGCTTGATGGATTTTAAACCCAAACTAGACAGAGGGTTTCCATTACTTTCTTTACAAATAACTGGAACCCCTTCATCGACGTCGCAAAAAGCAGTCGGCTTGATGGATTCAAGACCCAAATCAGAAGAGGGGTTTTCAAGATTCTCTTTACCGGGGTAAATGTGAGTCTTTTTCGGCTTTTTGGATGGTCGAGTGACGGTTGATTTGATTGGGTGTGATGAAACGGGGATTTTTCGGGTGAGTGGTAAAGATTGAGATGGGGTTTGGAAATCGTCTTCATCGTTGTGGAATCGAGAAGAAATGAAAAGGGTTTGTGAAGATTTGATGGGTTTCATgttatttgattttgaaattaGGATTTGAAAAGATGGGGGtttatataatatgtttatgtttattgggGAAGGAAAGATGTGATGGAGGTTTTTGAATTTGTTCTAACTAGTGAAAATGGAGGGAACTACTCAAAAGTACACGGACATGAAACGCTACACGTACATCATGGGTATCAACGTATGTCTAAAAAGTAAGATCTGTGGCTGAAATACGTGTaaaattaatacgagtatttatATGGTAAAAGTAAAACTAAATGTGAACTCAAAAAGAGAGAAATAATAAAAGAGGCGGTGAGATGGCGAGGGTGATAGGCCTTAgagtgtgataagtcataggaggtgatatgccATAAAGcgtgatagccaaatgttttagccgtacgagctccgtcctcggatttaaacattcgtcgaaagtatattgaatgacatctctaatgaaagagcatgaaattttaagaacacccatataatttttataatttatcgatgtatggtttttgtgataaaagattttgaatgatttatggaggagagagaaaaataagtggttgagatttgagtagagggaaatgagtgattgaaatatatatatatgtattatatattatgcattagtatgtgtacattgttgaaaagttgaaagttaaaaaaatttggaggaaacaaatgctttataatgtaatagagaaacaaatccacttttcaactttcaacttttcaacattcaacaatgtacacatgataatgcatgatttATCATACATAAATGCCCTACAACTTtaaattttctctctcctccataaatcatttcattcctttaattcatttaaagtcttttatctcaaaaactgtacattggtatattataaaaattatatgggtgttcataaaatttcatgctttttcattagagatgtcactcgctatactttcgacgaatttttaaatctgagggcggaacccgtacggctaaggcatttagctatcacactttataacctatcacccgcACATATACTTAATCTCGTTTTTGATAATGATTCATTCttatttgtagttttttgttAGCGTTAGGtcaatatttttaaattgacAAGTCAATtccaaattttcattttcttatattgttttattttttacacacatgcacatctatatatacaactatGGACTCACCCCCCTTTTTTATTCCATGGTCActtacatttcatttttaagttttttttttaggatagaataagaaaatataagaaaattttaTCTATTTTGCATTCTAGAGtttctttttcaaaagaaaagaaaatgttagAAAAGAAACTAAGGCCTTAATGTAAAAACTTTCCTCCTATTTTTGGGAGAATTTGGATGGAAACCTTTTAATTTATGAGATAATTACTAATTTATCTTTATTAACTAATAACAACCTTTATAGAAAAAAGGACATAATTgtaaagttataacttttttcctttttttctcttttatttctAACTCAAGAACACTATtagatttgtattttttttttcttttcattagtTTTCCATGTAACTCGAGAATgcctttttgatatataatttttttttcttttatttctttatcCAATCTTCTCAtttcctatcctttaaaaaaaaactcgaaaATACAGTGTTAATGAAAGACCACCAAACCGACAAAGCTTTTTGACATCAACTAAACATTCGAAATGGTCTTATACTCTATAGACACACACATGTTTTAACTAGATTAGTTTCAAAAGAGTATACGTATAATCATGAGACCTCTCACCTCACTATCCATTCATGACTTGTAG
The sequence above is drawn from the Erigeron canadensis isolate Cc75 chromosome 4, C_canadensis_v1, whole genome shotgun sequence genome and encodes:
- the LOC122597636 gene encoding uncharacterized protein LOC122597636, with the translated sequence MKPIKSSQTLFISSRFHNDEDDFQTPSQSLPLTRKIPVSSHPIKSTVTRPSKKPKKTHIYPGKENLENPSSDLGLESIKPTAFCDVDEGVPVICKESNGNPLSSLGLKSIKPTDFRDVGDGVSFMGEEILEDPPSDLGLDSIKPTVFCDFDDRVLDTGKETLETPSSDLGLQSIKPTAFSVVDDGVLDMGIDKKVESKRGFGYLSNSIESRLLRSKADCSSGVCENACEKVNGDGDEEFEDDQEGGTTQLDLLLDLCCSDKEEEEGSEAGDDVDVGFISCPICEADISNLSDGLRQAHTNECLDKEQANDHVEIHDSEHVMASPGHVFDDRPIGAPEQVLGDSSCQALGQIHDVSPISAWLQKLGLSRYEEVFIREEIDWDSLKWLTDEDLCKIGITALGPRKKIVHALSELRTEDSEEAILPEKYSEKEIKVAPNKLITDFFPGFTGKLKKGCITGAQVGKTNSNNNKRKVNTNFTNKRHRDIPSWCSIAGTPFRVDAFKYLRMDCSHWFLTHFHADHYGGLTKSFCHGKIYCTLITAKLVNFKIGIPWEKIEILPLNQKITIAGVDVTCFDANHCPGAVIILFEPPNGKTILHTGDFRFSEDMTKISSLQMRVHTLILDTTYCNPQYDFPKQEAVIQYVLEAIQAEAFNPRTLFLIGSYTIGKERVFMEVARVLRKKIYVTAAKMRVLECLGMPREDMQWLTTDERESHIHVVPMWTLASFKRLKHVSNMYMGRYSLIVAFSPTGWSFGKGKKSSPGKRWQQGTIIRYEVPYSEHSSFTELKEFVKFVSPEYIIPSVNNHSRENANKMISLISS